A portion of the Chromobacterium sp. IIBBL 290-4 genome contains these proteins:
- the panC gene encoding pantoate--beta-alanine ligase: MEIIRSVADMRAWRKQAGKLAFVPTMGNLHEGHLRLVAEARQRAEKVVVSIFVNRLQFGQGEDFDAYPRTFEADCDKLRAAGVDALFFPSERELYPRVKQDFNVEPPHIQDELCGAFRPGHFRGVATVVTKLFNIVQPDLACFGKKDYQQLHVIQAMISDLNSPIEIVPVDTGRAEDGLALSSRNGYLTAEERAEAPRLYRNLTAIRNGLMAGSQDYAALEQAARGDLSAAGWTVDYVEVRQADTLEIAHAGEKRLVVLAAARLGKTRLIDNIEVFR, encoded by the coding sequence ATGGAAATCATCCGTAGCGTGGCGGACATGCGCGCCTGGCGGAAGCAGGCCGGCAAGCTCGCCTTTGTGCCCACCATGGGCAATCTGCACGAGGGGCACTTGAGGCTGGTGGCGGAGGCGCGCCAGCGCGCCGAGAAGGTGGTGGTCAGCATTTTCGTCAACCGGCTGCAGTTCGGCCAGGGCGAAGATTTCGACGCCTATCCGCGCACCTTCGAGGCGGATTGCGACAAGCTGCGCGCCGCCGGCGTGGACGCGTTGTTCTTCCCGTCCGAGCGCGAACTGTACCCGCGCGTGAAGCAGGATTTCAACGTCGAGCCGCCGCATATCCAGGACGAGCTGTGCGGCGCCTTCCGCCCCGGCCACTTCCGCGGCGTGGCCACCGTGGTGACCAAACTGTTCAATATCGTGCAGCCGGATCTGGCTTGTTTCGGCAAGAAGGATTACCAGCAGCTGCATGTGATCCAGGCGATGATCAGCGATCTGAACTCGCCGATCGAGATCGTGCCGGTGGATACCGGCCGCGCGGAAGACGGCCTGGCGCTGTCCTCGCGCAATGGCTATCTGACCGCCGAAGAGCGCGCCGAAGCGCCGCGCCTGTATCGCAACCTGACAGCGATCCGCAATGGCCTGATGGCCGGCAGCCAGGATTACGCGGCGCTGGAACAAGCCGCGCGCGGCGACCTGTCCGCCGCAGGCTGGACGGTGGATTATGTGGAAGTGCGCCAGGCCGATACGCTGGAAATCGCCCACGCCGGCGAAAAGCGCCTGGTGGTGCTGGCCGCCGCTCGCCTGGGCAAGACCCGTCTGATCGACAATATCGAAGTGTTCCGTTAA
- the panD gene encoding aspartate 1-decarboxylase translates to MQRNMLKSKLHRVTTTHAELHYIGSCAIDENLLEAADILEYEEVQIWNVTNGERFATYAIKAERGSGVISVNGSAARRAAPGDLLIIASFAQYEDAELKNHSPKLVFVDGDNRLTEVKGATPTQPA, encoded by the coding sequence ATGCAACGCAATATGCTCAAGTCCAAGCTCCATCGCGTGACCACCACGCATGCCGAGCTGCATTACATCGGCTCCTGCGCCATCGACGAGAACCTGCTGGAAGCGGCGGATATTCTCGAATACGAAGAAGTGCAGATCTGGAACGTCACCAACGGCGAGCGTTTCGCCACTTACGCGATCAAGGCCGAGCGCGGTTCCGGCGTGATTTCGGTGAATGGTTCGGCCGCGCGCCGCGCCGCGCCGGGCGATTTATTGATCATCGCTTCGTTCGCGCAGTATGAAGACGCCGAGCTGAAAAACCATTCACCCAAGCTGGTGTTCGTCGACGGCGACAACCGCCTGACCGAGGTCAAGGGCGCGACCCCGACGCAACCGGCTTGA
- a CDS encoding ABC transporter substrate-binding protein: MRLNAALLILALGSPLRGWALDRSMVQICDDGDEWPPFTYYQRVDGKPSQRIVGFSVDVISEILNKHQIPFHIELPPWKRCLASIDAGETYVMALSASKNPQREKQFLYSNPYYQTHYYVFYSKEKFPKGLTLDTQANLNRYRLGGIKGYAYSSLDFVDRDKMIRAANYPELVKMLKAKRLDVFAEDYEVLAGIASLGSLDVIGDKEIGRTPMPGISSNPFHMIFSRKNPRGQELQTLVNSELEAMRRSGELDRLLAKYVKR; the protein is encoded by the coding sequence ATGCGCCTCAATGCTGCCCTCCTCATCCTCGCGCTCGGCTCTCCGCTTCGCGGCTGGGCGCTGGATCGCTCCATGGTTCAAATCTGCGATGATGGCGACGAGTGGCCGCCATTCACCTATTACCAACGGGTGGACGGCAAACCCAGCCAGCGCATCGTCGGCTTTTCCGTTGACGTCATCAGCGAAATCCTGAACAAGCACCAGATTCCCTTCCACATCGAGCTGCCCCCCTGGAAACGTTGCCTGGCCTCTATCGACGCCGGCGAAACATATGTCATGGCGCTCAGCGCCAGCAAGAACCCTCAACGGGAAAAGCAATTCTTGTACTCCAACCCCTACTACCAAACCCACTACTATGTTTTTTATTCGAAAGAGAAATTTCCAAAAGGGCTGACCTTGGACACCCAGGCCAATCTCAATCGCTACCGGCTGGGCGGCATCAAGGGTTATGCCTATTCCAGCCTGGACTTCGTCGACCGCGACAAGATGATCCGCGCCGCCAACTATCCTGAACTGGTCAAAATGCTGAAAGCCAAGCGTCTGGATGTTTTCGCCGAAGACTACGAGGTGCTGGCCGGCATAGCCAGCCTAGGCTCGCTGGATGTCATCGGGGACAAGGAAATAGGCAGAACGCCCATGCCCGGCATCAGCAGCAACCCTTTCCACATGATTTTCAGCCGCAAGAATCCGCGCGGCCAGGAACTGCAGACGCTGGTGAACAGCGAGTTGGAAGCCATGCGCCGCTCCGGCGAGCTGGACCGGTTGCTGGCGAAATACGTGAAGCGATAA
- a CDS encoding bifunctional 2',3'-cyclic-nucleotide 2'-phosphodiesterase/3'-nucleotidase — MKKCLALAGLAGVVLSGCSSVSNNNQPAEGTTVNVALLETTDIHQNVLSYDYYKLAANPSFGLERAATLIQQARAQYPNNLLLDDGDLIQGTALGDYQAVVNPVKCGDTLAVHKVMNYLKYDAGTIGNHEFNYGLPFLSQVTNTNFRLSNIQAPNGCGAPAYPLVLANVANLSDKQPIFKPYAILSRTFAGTAPDGSSVQVPVKVGVIGFTPPTIMDWDKKNLQGQVYTNGVVETANTYIPKMRQEGADLVVALSHGGLDPSAYSPTMENGSWHLTKTGIDALLIGHSHDIFPNPGAASSQFNNMQGVDNSKGFVNGVPTVMGGNWGNRLGVIKLTLKFTGGKWVVQNDKSAVETRSIRNADGSYVAADPNVSQLAAAEHQGTINYVKTPIGTTDFEMNTYFALLGDVSAIQIVNMAQKAYVENYVKTNLPQYANIPVLSVSAPFKAGRNGASDYTDVAPGAVAINNAADLYLYPNTVQAVLVKGSDIKNWLERAAQMFNTIAPGAAGQELINSNFQVFNFDVMYGVKYQIDVSQPVGSRIVNLTYNGSAIDPNQQFIVATNNYRASGGGNFPGIDGTKTIVQAPDANRDVLIQYIKDRGGKLDQATYGASRSWSFVKISTPGGVVFKSIDGKQAIAQAAGVSLIGSPKPNGDGTATYMVDLGQ, encoded by the coding sequence ATGAAGAAATGTCTTGCTCTGGCGGGATTGGCAGGGGTTGTGCTATCCGGCTGTTCCAGTGTTTCCAATAACAATCAGCCAGCCGAAGGGACTACAGTCAATGTGGCGCTGCTGGAGACTACCGACATCCACCAGAATGTGCTCAGCTACGATTACTACAAGCTGGCCGCTAATCCGTCTTTCGGCTTGGAGCGCGCGGCTACCTTGATTCAGCAGGCGCGCGCGCAATATCCTAATAATTTATTGCTGGATGATGGTGATTTGATTCAAGGCACGGCCTTGGGCGATTATCAGGCGGTGGTGAATCCGGTCAAGTGCGGCGATACGCTGGCGGTGCACAAGGTAATGAATTACCTGAAGTATGACGCCGGCACCATAGGCAATCACGAATTCAATTACGGCCTGCCTTTCTTGTCGCAGGTGACCAATACCAATTTCCGCTTGTCCAACATCCAGGCGCCGAATGGCTGCGGCGCGCCGGCTTATCCGCTGGTATTGGCGAATGTCGCCAATTTGTCCGACAAACAGCCAATCTTCAAGCCATATGCCATTTTGTCCCGCACTTTCGCCGGCACCGCGCCGGACGGCAGCAGCGTGCAGGTGCCGGTGAAAGTGGGCGTGATCGGCTTCACCCCGCCCACCATCATGGATTGGGACAAGAAAAACCTGCAGGGCCAGGTCTACACCAATGGCGTGGTGGAAACCGCCAATACCTATATTCCCAAGATGCGCCAGGAGGGCGCGGACCTGGTTGTCGCCTTGTCGCACGGCGGTCTGGACCCATCGGCTTATAGTCCGACGATGGAAAACGGCAGCTGGCATTTGACCAAGACCGGCATAGACGCGCTGCTGATCGGCCATTCGCACGATATCTTCCCCAATCCGGGCGCAGCCAGCTCGCAGTTCAACAATATGCAGGGCGTGGACAACAGCAAGGGCTTCGTCAACGGCGTGCCGACGGTGATGGGCGGCAACTGGGGCAATCGCCTGGGCGTGATCAAGCTGACCTTGAAGTTCACCGGCGGCAAATGGGTGGTGCAGAACGACAAGAGCGCGGTGGAAACCCGCTCCATCCGCAATGCCGATGGCAGCTATGTGGCGGCGGATCCAAATGTGTCCCAGCTGGCGGCGGCCGAGCATCAAGGCACCATCAATTATGTGAAGACGCCGATCGGCACCACCGATTTCGAGATGAATACCTATTTCGCCCTGCTGGGCGATGTCAGCGCGATCCAGATCGTCAATATGGCGCAAAAGGCTTACGTGGAAAACTACGTCAAGACCAACCTGCCGCAATACGCCAATATCCCGGTCTTGTCCGTGTCCGCGCCGTTCAAGGCCGGTCGCAACGGCGCCAGCGACTATACCGATGTGGCGCCGGGCGCGGTCGCCATCAACAATGCCGCCGACCTGTATCTGTACCCGAATACCGTGCAGGCGGTGCTGGTGAAGGGCAGCGACATCAAGAACTGGCTGGAGCGTGCGGCCCAGATGTTCAACACCATCGCGCCGGGCGCGGCGGGACAGGAGTTGATCAATTCCAACTTCCAGGTGTTCAACTTCGACGTGATGTATGGCGTGAAGTATCAGATCGATGTCAGCCAGCCGGTTGGCAGCCGCATCGTCAATTTGACTTACAACGGCAGCGCTATCGATCCGAACCAGCAGTTCATCGTCGCCACCAATAATTACCGCGCCAGCGGCGGCGGCAACTTCCCCGGCATTGACGGCACCAAGACCATTGTCCAGGCCCCGGATGCCAACCGCGATGTGCTGATCCAGTACATCAAGGATAGAGGCGGCAAGCTGGATCAGGCGACTTATGGCGCCAGCCGTTCCTGGTCTTTCGTGAAAATATCCACGCCGGGCGGCGTCGTGTTCAAGAGCATAGATGGCAAGCAGGCGATCGCCCAGGCGGCTGGCGTCAGCCTGATCGGCTCTCCCAAGCCGAATGGCGACGGCACGGCCACCTATATGGTGGATCTGGGCCAGTAA
- a CDS encoding tetratricopeptide repeat protein: protein MKRMSWLLLCCALSACAGKPTQAELDDARQHALFARDADAWRKLKQWAQSGDPAAQRALADALVNPGSPAAWRDAAPWYRQAAEQGDAESAFRLARMHGKGLAGEKNAAQSAYWLGRAAQGGQPDAACLLGLRAKDRGDQATARGWFARAAAKGSSEAMFQLAIIYQEGLGVRPDRAKALDWYQRAAKLEMPGALQTLAMAYQDGDLGLPRDAIKAGEMFNLAAHATHEFESQLF, encoded by the coding sequence ATGAAAAGAATGAGTTGGCTGCTCTTGTGCTGCGCGCTGTCGGCTTGCGCGGGCAAGCCTACCCAAGCCGAGCTGGACGATGCCAGGCAGCATGCCTTGTTCGCTCGCGACGCCGATGCCTGGCGCAAGCTGAAACAATGGGCGCAAAGCGGCGATCCGGCCGCTCAGCGGGCGCTGGCCGATGCTTTGGTCAACCCCGGATCGCCAGCGGCCTGGCGCGACGCCGCGCCCTGGTATCGCCAGGCGGCGGAGCAGGGCGATGCGGAGTCGGCTTTCCGTTTGGCGCGCATGCATGGCAAGGGTTTGGCCGGCGAGAAGAACGCCGCGCAATCGGCTTATTGGCTGGGGCGCGCCGCGCAAGGCGGCCAGCCTGACGCGGCTTGCCTGCTGGGGCTGAGGGCGAAAGACCGGGGCGATCAGGCGACCGCTCGCGGCTGGTTCGCGCGGGCCGCGGCCAAGGGCAGTTCCGAAGCGATGTTTCAGCTGGCCATCATCTATCAAGAAGGGCTGGGCGTGCGGCCGGATCGCGCCAAAGCGCTGGATTGGTATCAGCGGGCCGCCAAGCTGGAAATGCCGGGGGCGCTGCAGACCTTGGCGATGGCCTATCAGGATGGCGATCTGGGGCTGCCAAGGGATGCGATCAAGGCTGGCGAGATGTTCAACCTGGCCGCGCATGCGACGCATGAGTTCGAATCGCAGCTGTTTTGA
- a CDS encoding GFA family protein, which yields MIPSLTGGCLCGAVRYRLRGQPYHVTHCHCRSCRRASGAAFVTWFTVRVHELEWRGEKPVQYHSSAAVSRGFCPHCGSTLTYFHESDPEEIDITAASLDTPEVLAPEHHTWWEQRLEWGTASAQGALPVHQRGGG from the coding sequence ATGATTCCTAGCCTGACCGGCGGTTGTTTGTGCGGCGCAGTACGTTATCGCCTGAGGGGCCAGCCCTACCATGTGACCCACTGCCATTGCCGCAGTTGCCGGCGGGCCAGCGGGGCAGCTTTCGTCACCTGGTTCACCGTGAGGGTGCATGAGCTGGAATGGCGGGGCGAAAAACCGGTGCAATATCATTCATCGGCGGCGGTGTCGCGCGGCTTTTGTCCGCATTGCGGGTCCACGTTGACCTATTTCCATGAGTCGGATCCAGAGGAAATCGACATCACCGCGGCTTCGCTGGACACGCCCGAAGTCTTGGCGCCTGAGCATCATACTTGGTGGGAGCAACGCCTGGAGTGGGGCACCGCCAGCGCGCAAGGCGCTTTGCCGGTGCATCAGCGCGGCGGCGGCTAA
- the rraA gene encoding ribonuclease E activity regulator RraA yields MSFATTDLCDAFENEIQVLEPIFQSFGGHARFHGRIVTLKLFEDNSLVRETLGEDGQGKVLVVDGGGSRRCALLGDQLGEMAVKNGWAGLVIDGCVRDSVALAQLPLGVKALAAHPRKSVKTGAGQKQLAIRIAGQDIEPGQWLYADEDGVIISPRALA; encoded by the coding sequence ATGAGCTTCGCCACAACCGATCTTTGCGACGCCTTCGAAAATGAAATCCAGGTGCTGGAGCCCATTTTCCAGTCCTTCGGCGGCCATGCCCGTTTTCACGGCCGCATCGTCACGCTGAAACTGTTCGAGGACAATAGTCTGGTGCGGGAAACGCTGGGCGAGGACGGCCAGGGCAAGGTGCTGGTGGTGGATGGCGGCGGCTCGCGCCGCTGCGCCCTGCTGGGCGATCAATTGGGCGAAATGGCGGTGAAAAACGGATGGGCGGGATTGGTGATAGACGGCTGCGTGCGCGATAGCGTAGCGCTGGCCCAACTGCCCTTGGGCGTCAAAGCTTTGGCGGCGCATCCGCGCAAATCAGTGAAAACCGGCGCGGGCCAGAAACAATTGGCGATCCGCATCGCCGGCCAGGACATCGAACCAGGACAATGGCTTTATGCCGATGAAGACGGCGTGATCATCAGCCCGCGCGCCCTGGCTTAG